Proteins encoded together in one Schumannella luteola window:
- a CDS encoding class I SAM-dependent DNA methyltransferase → MALSADDLDPAIWNDDAARDYRRGVAWMYEPEVLDPAVDALATLAGDGPALEFAIGTGRVGLALQQRGVEVHGIEFSQPMVDELRRQPDGDRIPVVVGDMASATTTARAPGGFALVYLVFNTISNLLTQEQQVACFRNAAAHLAPGGAFAIETFVPELRRLGVGERFLAFDVSDEHLGFDEYDTVSQLLVSHHVDVRPGHEGVFRSPHRYAWPSELDLMAQLAGLTSESRWADWTGAEFTAESASHVSVWRKPA, encoded by the coding sequence ATGGCACTCTCGGCCGACGACCTCGACCCGGCGATCTGGAACGATGACGCCGCCCGCGACTACCGCCGCGGCGTGGCATGGATGTACGAACCCGAGGTGCTCGATCCCGCCGTCGACGCCCTGGCGACGTTGGCCGGCGACGGTCCGGCACTCGAGTTCGCGATCGGCACCGGACGCGTCGGGCTCGCCCTGCAGCAGCGCGGAGTCGAGGTGCACGGCATCGAGTTCTCGCAGCCGATGGTCGACGAGCTGCGGCGCCAGCCAGACGGTGACCGCATCCCCGTCGTCGTCGGCGACATGGCCTCGGCGACGACGACTGCCCGCGCGCCGGGCGGATTCGCGCTGGTCTACCTGGTGTTCAACACGATCTCGAATCTGCTGACGCAGGAGCAGCAGGTCGCCTGCTTCCGCAACGCCGCCGCGCACCTCGCGCCGGGTGGGGCCTTCGCGATCGAGACCTTCGTGCCCGAGCTGCGGCGCCTCGGCGTCGGCGAGCGCTTCCTCGCCTTCGACGTCTCCGACGAGCACCTCGGCTTCGACGAGTACGACACCGTCAGCCAGCTGCTGGTCTCGCACCACGTGGACGTGCGCCCGGGACACGAGGGCGTTTTCCGCTCGCCGCACCGCTACGCCTGGCCGAGCGAGCTCGACCTCATGGCGCAGCTCGCCGGCCTGACGTCCGAGTCGCGCTGGGCCGACTGGACGGGCGCGGAGTTCACCGCCGAGAGCGCTTCGCACGTGTCGGTGTGGCGCAAGCCCGCCTGA
- a CDS encoding MFS transporter, with product MLTPVDGNDLAAGEGADGASGAAHPVPSSRPTRRPWPLLWGAMFACSWGGNQFSPLLLLYVHEQHFSEVAVTVLLGVYVLGLIPALLLAGSLSDRHGRRPVVIVGVIAALIGSGLLALGGLGFGWLMAGRLLSGVTVGVAMSAGISWMKELSQAPHDPGADAASGARRGSLAFTLGSAAGALVAGVLAQWGPIPTVLPFVIHLVVAVPFLVLVTRLPETAVGAIGVGGALGSGSAGVGSDVRGVGGPWWAQLRIPAASHKRFVRVVAVAAPWIFAAAAMGYGYLPTRLADQTAPFGIAYATAATVIALGASSLIQPVARRVHSLESARGLGVGTLGIAVGLVLVTIAIVIGSPVLGLVANAVLGCGFGISLVSGLLEVQRIAGARDLAGLTGVFYALAYAGFLLPTAISALALVIPAIDLLVAVVALAALAIVVVRLSSRRHLPEG from the coding sequence ATGCTGACGCCGGTCGACGGGAACGACCTGGCGGCGGGTGAGGGCGCCGACGGCGCGTCGGGCGCAGCTCATCCCGTCCCCTCGTCCCGCCCGACCCGCCGCCCCTGGCCGCTGCTCTGGGGAGCGATGTTCGCCTGCTCGTGGGGCGGCAACCAGTTCAGCCCGCTGCTGCTGCTCTACGTGCACGAGCAGCACTTCAGCGAGGTCGCCGTGACGGTGCTGCTCGGCGTCTACGTGCTCGGGCTGATCCCGGCGCTGCTGCTGGCCGGGTCGCTGAGCGACCGGCACGGGCGGCGTCCGGTGGTGATCGTCGGCGTGATCGCGGCGCTGATCGGCAGCGGACTGCTCGCACTCGGCGGGCTCGGCTTCGGCTGGCTCATGGCCGGGCGGCTGCTCAGCGGCGTCACGGTCGGCGTGGCGATGTCGGCGGGCATCAGCTGGATGAAGGAGCTGTCGCAGGCGCCCCACGATCCGGGCGCGGATGCGGCGTCCGGTGCCCGCCGCGGGTCGCTCGCCTTCACGCTCGGCTCGGCCGCGGGCGCTCTCGTCGCCGGAGTGCTGGCTCAGTGGGGTCCGATCCCGACGGTGCTGCCCTTCGTCATCCACCTCGTGGTGGCCGTGCCGTTCCTCGTGCTCGTGACGCGCCTGCCGGAAACGGCGGTCGGCGCGATCGGCGTCGGCGGCGCTCTCGGCTCCGGTAGTGCGGGCGTCGGGTCGGATGTGCGCGGTGTCGGCGGCCCGTGGTGGGCTCAGCTGCGCATCCCGGCCGCGTCGCATAAGCGCTTCGTGCGGGTCGTCGCTGTCGCGGCGCCGTGGATCTTCGCGGCCGCGGCGATGGGCTACGGCTACCTTCCGACGCGGCTCGCCGACCAGACGGCGCCGTTCGGCATCGCCTACGCGACTGCCGCGACCGTGATCGCGCTGGGGGCGTCGAGCCTCATCCAGCCGGTGGCCCGCCGCGTGCACTCGCTCGAGTCGGCACGCGGCCTCGGCGTGGGCACCCTCGGCATCGCCGTCGGACTCGTGCTCGTGACGATCGCGATCGTGATCGGCTCGCCGGTGCTCGGCCTCGTCGCGAACGCGGTGCTGGGATGCGGCTTCGGCATCTCGCTCGTCAGCGGACTGCTCGAGGTGCAGCGCATCGCCGGCGCCCGCGACCTCGCCGGACTCACCGGCGTCTTCTACGCCCTCGCCTACGCCGGCTTCCTGCTGCCGACGGCGATCTCGGCACTCGCCCTCGTCATCCCGGCGATCGACCTGCTCGTCGCCGTCGTCGCGCTGGCGGCGCTCGCGATCGTCGTCGTGCGCCTGTCGTCGCGACGGCACCTGCCGGAGGGGTAG
- a CDS encoding GntR family transcriptional regulator has protein sequence MAESKTASPPPSETEGSAADRAYAATKDAIIRGELESGALLSEAVIAGELGISRTPVHEAFLRLAAEGLLILASRRGAVVRPLSPSEADDVLEMREAIEASCAARVIAGDRVAEVLPELKALLAEQQAAVDADDLDRFIDADDRLHAAVIAAARNPVASQFAGLLRDRQHRMRNLLIRVKSGQMAAALKDHTKLVRAIEKRDAAAYAATLRTHVDRNRGVL, from the coding sequence ATGGCCGAGTCGAAGACCGCATCCCCGCCCCCGTCGGAGACGGAGGGCAGCGCCGCCGACCGCGCCTACGCCGCGACGAAAGACGCGATCATCCGCGGCGAGCTCGAGTCGGGCGCCCTGCTCAGCGAGGCCGTGATCGCCGGCGAGCTCGGCATCTCGCGCACCCCGGTGCACGAGGCGTTCCTGCGGCTCGCGGCGGAGGGGCTGCTCATCCTCGCCTCCCGTCGCGGAGCGGTCGTGCGCCCGCTGTCGCCGAGCGAGGCGGATGACGTGCTCGAGATGCGCGAGGCCATCGAGGCCAGTTGCGCGGCACGGGTGATCGCGGGCGACCGCGTCGCCGAGGTGCTGCCCGAGCTGAAGGCGCTGCTCGCCGAGCAGCAGGCGGCCGTCGATGCCGACGACCTCGACCGCTTCATCGACGCCGATGACCGCCTGCACGCCGCGGTGATCGCGGCGGCGCGCAACCCCGTCGCATCCCAGTTCGCCGGTCTGCTGCGCGATCGGCAGCATCGGATGCGCAACCTGCTGATCCGGGTGAAGTCGGGTCAGATGGCGGCGGCGCTCAAGGACCACACGAAGCTCGTACGCGCGATCGAGAAGCGCGACGCGGCCGCATACGCCGCGACGCTGCGCACGCACGTCGACCGCAACCGGGGCGTGCTGTGA